A segment of the Nasonia vitripennis strain AsymCx chromosome 2, Nvit_psr_1.1, whole genome shotgun sequence genome:
TCCTCCCATTTGTTCGAGAGCCATTTTAACTCTTTCTAATCGATGCTCTGCAGTACTTGCACGATAGCTTACTCCATAATGCAAACTGAAATCTGTAGCAAGACCAATCGCTGTTGTAACAGCCACACTTTCTAAAACGTTGAGTTTCCATTCAAGTAAAATTAATACTGCTACGGTAATAGTAATAGCAGATCCAACTGCTAAAATCGCATACAGACTGACAAATGGATTTAAAGTAACAAGAGCTAAAACAGTTAGAGCAAGACCCATTGAAACAACTATAGCCCAAATGGTTCCGTCATATAATGTCCGCTGTAGTTCATAAAATTCCAAATAACTAACAAACCAACCATTTTTCATACCTGGAGGAGCACTTAAAAGCTGGTTTTGCATCCAGTTTTCAACCTCGTTATAAAACTTGTCCATCTCTGCGAAGGACAgagaaaatgcaaaattactATCGTATTCAACAATAACAGCTTGAATCTCTGGAATGACTTTAGTTAATTGTATGATATTactcttattattattaatactgCTATCGACATTTGTATAATTTTCCTTTCGAAATTTAAGACCCGCAGTTTGAATGCCCTGTGACCGAAAGTTCCAAAGATGAGAAGGAGTTCGGTGTATTTCAGCAATTGCTTCAGCAGCACAATGTTTAAGTACTTTCGGATCATATGGGAACGTGTTACGTTCACAACAAGGTGAACGATCAATTTTTGGGTCGATCGGATCCTCGCAACGACGTTCCATCCAAGGTTGAAGTGATTCAATGAAGCAATTCGGTAAAAGTGGTCCAAGCGTACTTCGATAGAAAGTCTGGAGTCTTaagtttttgcaaaaattttgTAACCAAACCTGGGATTCGCGAGTGGTCACATCAAACGTATCATCTACTTCTAAAGTTCCACGTGATTCTGGATTTAAATAATTCCCATTATCTACTGGCATGACACCCCATACGAATCGCATCGGAAGTACATCGCCACCATCACCTTGCTCAATTTTTTCGAACCAAAATCGTTTTGAATAAATCAAATCGTATTGTTCAAACAGATGTGAGCTGTcgaaaagttgaaaatctgGAGAGTCAGGAAGTTGAAGTCCTGGAAATCGAAACACAACGAAGCAACTTCCaataccgagagagagaaacagtaTAAACCAAATCCATTTTAATGATATAACCAGTTTTACTAGAAAATCTGCAAACGAATGCGCtactttatcaaaaaatagTTTCAATGGTCGGATGATTTTACGAATTATAAAATTAGCTGGTGATATTATATTGGTACCACAACGTTCAGCTATTATTACGCTTGCAGGGAGCCAGGTCACCatcaataaaaagtttgcTATCACCGTGATTCCAGAAAAAAGACTGAAACAGTTGATAGCAGTAACATTACTAACAATTGATGCGAAAAATGCTACGGCCGTTGTCAAAGTTGTAACAAACATCGAAGGAGCAGCGTGCTTCATTGTTTCATGCACCAAACGAGTTAgaccattattattattcaaagaTTTTTGACGCTTATTACATTCccaaattttgcaaaaaataaaagcatcATCTGAACCAATTCCAGTCGCAACGACAACAGCCAGCAAATTCATGAATGGAaagtgatttattttcaaaataatggTGTAGAAAGCGTAAGAAATTCCTAAACTGAAAATGACTACTAGAATAGTGGAAACTGTAATTATAAGCGACCCCGTATATGACCATATACAAATTGTCACAAATCCGAAACCTAGCAAAACAAGAAATGAGTCAGAAATAAGAAGTTTGTCAAAAAGCGTGCTCTTGAGTCCAAGTTGCATTGCTGAAACATGTAACTTTTTGTAACTCAAATTGTTCGAACttatatctttataaaaatctaatGTTGCCGAACTAGCAGCGATGGGTAGAATAATCATGGCCGAACGTAATTGCATGTTGGTAGTGTTATTACTAGTTACGAGGAATTCGATGTCCAGAAGATAATGTATCAAATGATAAGCTGCATTATAGTTATAACAGACCGAAGGAACTCTTCGTTGACACCTTGTGTTTTCCGCGCAATCGGGCGTTAATTCAagatttctataaaaataagaacATTTTTGTAGAATACTTTCAACTTTCAATAAATCTTGTTCCGTTACTGCTAAGCAAGAAGTACGATTTGATAACAATGCTACGTAATTCGCGGGAGACCAACTGCGGCAACATTTTTGTTTGCGATCTAATTGTCGCTGACAAAGAGAAGGAAAATGTGGACTTGCTCGTAATGCAGCATCAATATGACACTGTGCTAAAACGCCCTCTAATGACCACAAGTTTTGTTCTGGATCTTTGGAACTAATAACGACTCTAGAATAGGCCGAGCTTGGCAAGTTACAAAAAAAACCATCGGCGTCACCGTCAAAATGACCCTCTTGCTCATAAAATTCTTCTTTGTCTTCATTTTCTTCATCGCCACTGTGATTATTATTCTTATCGCCAATACTATGGCGATCTTTAGCTTTCAACTTCATTAATTCTTCCcacgtatttttttcttctttatcaTCATCCTTATCGATTGCAGTCTTAGTTTTGTCattgtactttttatttttaccgtgattttttcttgcttttttcTTCGTGGAAGACGACTGATTTACTTTACTAAGTTTCTCTTTGTTTTGTCGATTAATATCTTggatgtaataataatattctaaTGGGTTGTCCACCAAGTCTCCTCTG
Coding sequences within it:
- the LOC100120326 gene encoding protein dispatched homolog 1, translated to MEASWYSRVLAHHPFAILIAVFVFSSTCLIVPLTTKKFPDFSDPQLGFEARGTPLAQRLTAWKNLLESSNPRGDLVDNPLEYYYYIQDINRQNKEKLSKVNQSSSTKKKARKNHGKNKKYNDKTKTAIDKDDDKEEKNTWEELMKLKAKDRHSIGDKNNNHSGDEENEDKEEFYEQEGHFDGDADGFFCNLPSSAYSRVVISSKDPEQNLWSLEGVLAQCHIDAALRASPHFPSLCQRQLDRKQKCCRSWSPANYVALLSNRTSCLAVTEQDLLKVESILQKCSYFYRNLELTPDCAENTRCQRRVPSVCYNYNAAYHLIHYLLDIEFLVTSNNTTNMQLRSAMIILPIAASSATLDFYKDISSNNLSYKKLHVSAMQLGLKSTLFDKLLISDSFLVLLGFGFVTICIWSYTGSLIITVSTILVVIFSLGISYAFYTIILKINHFPFMNLLAVVVATGIGSDDAFIFCKIWECNKRQKSLNNNNGLTRLVHETMKHAAPSMFVTTLTTAVAFFASIVSNVTAINCFSLFSGITVIANFLLMVTWLPASVIIAERCGTNIISPANFIIRKIIRPLKLFFDKVAHSFADFLVKLVISLKWIWFILFLSLGIGSCFVVFRFPGLQLPDSPDFQLFDSSHLFEQYDLIYSKRFWFEKIEQGDGGDVLPMRFVWGVMPVDNGNYLNPESRGTLEVDDTFDVTTRESQVWLQNFCKNLRLQTFYRSTLGPLLPNCFIESLQPWMERRCEDPIDPKIDRSPCCERNTFPYDPKVLKHCAAEAIAEIHRTPSHLWNFRSQGIQTAGLKFRKENYTNVDSSINNNKSNIIQLTKVIPEIQAVIVEYDSNFAFSLSFAEMDKFYNEVENWMQNQLLSAPPGMKNGWFVSYLEFYELQRTLYDGTIWAIVVSMGLALTVLALVTLNPFVSLYAILAVGSAITITVAVLILLEWKLNVLESVAVTTAIGLATDFSLHYGVSYRASTAEHRLERVKMALEQMGGPTLMAALTTGAAGALMLPSGVLAYIQIGLFLVIIMGVSWIYATFFLCPMLAIAGPSYHFAQFRYPKIQRSLFSLNRRIADNPHEIESHQSINKKRKKPKGMVSESTLSNSSTVCQFHCDSSLPPSPSAILLNVDVGQTRNNRRRPELD